A genome region from Mycolicibacterium litorale includes the following:
- a CDS encoding helix-turn-helix transcriptional regulator, whose product MSAVSNRLVRLLNMVPYFQANPRITYTEAASDLGVTVKQLQDDLNQLWMCGLPGYGPGDLIDFEFSGDTIEVTFSAGIDHPLRLTSPEATGVLVALRALVDVPGMVDPEAARSAIAKIEQAAGAVGHDIGDAVTAVDEPAPVESEAAAAVRTAVRNARALMIEYYSASHDVLTSRVVDPIRVVLVADHTYLEAWCRSAEGVRLFRFDRIVDARVLDEPAAPPPPAVEAGPDTSLFDADPALPSATLLIDRSASWMFDYYPLRVVRELPDGACEAAMTYASDDWMARFVLGFGSAVRVLEPQNLADKVRASAAAALLAYENDPADG is encoded by the coding sequence ATGAGCGCCGTCTCGAACCGGCTGGTCCGGCTGCTCAACATGGTCCCGTACTTCCAGGCCAACCCGCGCATCACCTACACCGAAGCCGCCTCCGACCTCGGCGTCACCGTCAAACAGCTCCAGGACGACCTCAACCAACTGTGGATGTGCGGTCTGCCCGGCTACGGCCCCGGCGACCTCATCGACTTCGAGTTCTCCGGCGACACCATCGAGGTCACCTTCTCCGCCGGCATCGACCACCCGCTGCGCCTGACCTCACCCGAGGCCACCGGCGTGCTCGTCGCGCTGCGCGCGCTGGTCGACGTGCCCGGCATGGTCGACCCCGAAGCCGCCCGCAGCGCCATCGCCAAGATCGAACAGGCCGCCGGCGCCGTCGGTCACGACATCGGCGACGCCGTCACCGCCGTCGACGAACCCGCCCCCGTCGAAAGCGAAGCCGCCGCAGCCGTCCGCACCGCCGTGCGCAACGCCCGCGCACTGATGATCGAGTACTACTCGGCCTCCCACGACGTGCTGACCAGCCGCGTCGTCGACCCCATCCGTGTGGTCCTCGTCGCCGACCACACCTACCTCGAGGCGTGGTGCCGCTCCGCCGAAGGCGTGCGACTGTTCCGCTTCGACCGCATCGTCGACGCCCGCGTCCTCGACGAACCCGCCGCCCCGCCGCCGCCCGCGGTCGAGGCCGGACCCGACACGTCGCTGTTCGACGCCGACCCGGCGCTGCCGTCGGCCACCCTGCTGATCGACCGGTCGGCGTCGTGGATGTTCGACTACTACCCCCTGCGGGTGGTGCGCGAACTGCCCGACGGCGCCTGCGAAGCGGCGATGACGTACGCCTCCGACGACTGGATGGCGCGCTTCGTGCTCGGCTTCGGCTCGGCGGTGCGCGTGCTCGAACCGCAGAACCTGGCAGACAAGGTGCGCGCATCGGCGGCCGCGGCGCTGCTCGCCTACGAGAACGACCCCGCCGACGGGTAG
- a CDS encoding helix-turn-helix transcriptional regulator: MATSKVERLMNLVIALLSTRTFITADRIRQVVAGYADSPSDEAFSRMFERDKNELRDLGIPLETGRVSQFDPTEGYRINRDAYALPAVELTADEAAAVAVATQLWESPELITATQGALLKLRAAGVDVDPAESVAISTATLPGVRGSEEVLRTLLQAIDDGYAVQFGHRPARSEPYTTRTVEPWGVVTHRGRWYLVGHDRDRDAPRTFRLSRIADDVTTIGEPGAVHKPDDIDLREIVRRAVAEWPTGTQARVWVANGRATALRRQAVIEGPMTLGGRAGEVITVDIGMFDQLAREVASYGADAVALEPQSLRDDVIARLRAQATA; this comes from the coding sequence GTGGCGACCTCCAAAGTCGAACGGCTGATGAACCTCGTCATCGCGCTGCTCTCGACGCGCACCTTCATCACCGCCGACCGCATCCGGCAGGTCGTCGCCGGCTACGCCGACAGCCCGAGCGACGAAGCCTTCTCCCGCATGTTCGAGCGGGACAAGAACGAACTCCGCGACCTCGGCATCCCGCTGGAAACCGGCCGCGTCTCCCAGTTCGACCCCACCGAGGGCTACCGCATCAACCGCGACGCCTACGCCCTTCCCGCCGTCGAACTCACCGCCGACGAAGCCGCCGCCGTCGCCGTCGCCACCCAGCTGTGGGAGTCACCCGAACTCATCACCGCCACCCAGGGTGCCCTGCTCAAACTGCGCGCCGCCGGCGTCGACGTCGACCCCGCCGAAAGCGTCGCGATCTCCACGGCCACCCTGCCCGGCGTCCGCGGCTCCGAAGAAGTCCTGCGCACCCTGCTGCAAGCCATCGACGACGGCTACGCCGTCCAATTCGGCCATCGCCCCGCCCGCAGCGAGCCCTACACCACCCGAACCGTCGAACCCTGGGGCGTGGTCACCCACCGTGGCCGCTGGTACCTCGTCGGCCACGACCGTGACCGCGACGCCCCCCGCACCTTCCGCCTGTCTCGCATCGCCGACGACGTCACCACCATCGGCGAGCCCGGAGCCGTCCACAAACCCGACGACATCGACCTGCGCGAGATCGTCCGGCGCGCCGTCGCCGAATGGCCCACCGGTACCCAGGCCCGCGTCTGGGTCGCCAACGGTCGCGCCACCGCGCTGCGCCGCCAAGCCGTCATCGAAGGCCCCATGACCCTGGGCGGCCGCGCCGGCGAGGTGATCACCGTCGACATCGGCATGTTCGACCAGCTGGCCCGCGAGGTCGCCAGCTACGGCGCCGACGCCGTCGCCCTCGAACCCCAATCGCTGCGCGACGACGTCATCGCCCGACTCCGGGCGCAGGCCACCGCATGA
- a CDS encoding secretion protein EccK, producing MPVSAARAERDAIAGSMRRQSAGDPVQVARRVAAALNAVESMDFGFFWATGVAKDGTILVANSYGIGYIPDGVKLPEQVKMVSADESIPIEERAKWATFPMLALHGWAQHHDIPLRAVVATAEQFDGFDPGAARVILRPDDIPERGDMAGRSRLEVIAPSAARQLDSVGDAMLGDLLPPAPADTASPADNSMMLWFEVMKPLMSTSADRGVPHLQAMAAYADHAQELALHKAQTAVDATAQRAAIADWVYWQHVSVMSNDAIAVKQ from the coding sequence GTGCCGGTGTCGGCGGCGCGCGCAGAGCGCGATGCCATTGCCGGTTCCATGCGGCGCCAATCTGCCGGCGATCCGGTGCAGGTCGCTCGTCGCGTCGCGGCCGCGCTAAATGCGGTTGAGTCAATGGATTTCGGCTTTTTCTGGGCGACTGGTGTCGCGAAGGATGGCACGATCCTGGTGGCCAACAGCTACGGCATCGGCTACATCCCGGACGGCGTCAAGCTGCCTGAGCAGGTGAAGATGGTCAGCGCGGACGAGTCGATCCCGATCGAAGAACGTGCGAAGTGGGCCACCTTCCCCATGCTCGCCCTACACGGCTGGGCTCAGCACCACGACATTCCGTTGCGCGCCGTGGTGGCGACGGCTGAGCAGTTCGACGGGTTCGACCCGGGCGCGGCCCGCGTGATCCTTCGGCCCGATGACATTCCCGAACGCGGTGACATGGCCGGCCGCTCGCGTCTGGAGGTGATTGCGCCGAGTGCCGCACGTCAGCTCGACTCGGTGGGTGACGCGATGCTCGGTGACTTGTTGCCGCCGGCTCCTGCGGACACCGCTTCGCCGGCTGACAACTCGATGATGTTGTGGTTCGAGGTGATGAAGCCGTTGATGAGCACCTCGGCGGATCGCGGAGTACCCCACCTCCAGGCGATGGCGGCCTACGCCGACCACGCCCAGGAGTTGGCGCTGCACAAGGCGCAGACAGCGGTCGACGCCACGGCGCAACGAGCGGCGATCGCCGACTGGGTCTACTGGCAGCACGTCAGCGTCATGAGCAACGACGCCATCGCCGTCAAGCAGTAG